The following coding sequences are from one Epilithonimonas vandammei window:
- a CDS encoding TerC/Alx family metal homeostasis membrane protein: MSNEILFLSGFLVFIVIILLLDLGLFSKKDGPVSLKQAGLMSFFIVLLSMGFYVLLTYYGHLIHNIDSIERLQEIVAKHKHPIQINPSNFEHSLLLYDKNLGLEFLTGYLVEYALSVDNIFVILLVFSGFGVAPRNYHRVLFWGIFGAIVMRFLFIFIGAALIQKFEWIMYLFGAFLIYTGIKMFIDRNKDEEIDPQHHPIVKFAQKHFKVHNQFVGNKFFVIIDGVKKMTPLFLVLIIVEATDLIFAVDSIPAIFSITKDPYIVFFSNIFAIIGLRSMFFLLAGIVDKFRFLKIGLAALLAFIGLKMVFHHYLELIGFGTSHSLIVIMSILLLSIGTSLLFPGKGHKKAH, encoded by the coding sequence ATGAGTAACGAAATTTTGTTTCTTTCCGGATTCCTGGTTTTTATTGTAATTATCCTCTTATTGGATTTGGGACTATTTAGTAAAAAAGACGGACCAGTGTCTCTAAAGCAAGCCGGGCTGATGAGTTTTTTTATTGTTCTTCTTTCTATGGGCTTTTATGTCTTACTCACCTATTACGGTCATCTGATTCATAATATTGATAGTATTGAAAGGCTGCAGGAAATTGTTGCTAAACATAAACATCCAATTCAGATAAACCCATCAAATTTCGAACATTCATTATTATTATATGACAAGAACCTCGGCTTGGAATTTTTAACAGGCTACCTTGTGGAATATGCGTTGTCTGTAGACAATATATTTGTGATCTTATTAGTATTTAGCGGATTTGGGGTGGCGCCGAGAAATTACCACAGAGTCTTGTTCTGGGGAATTTTTGGAGCCATTGTAATGCGTTTTCTGTTTATATTTATTGGTGCAGCACTCATTCAGAAGTTTGAATGGATAATGTACCTATTTGGCGCATTCCTTATATATACAGGCATAAAGATGTTTATAGATCGTAATAAGGATGAAGAAATTGATCCTCAACATCATCCAATTGTCAAGTTTGCACAAAAACACTTCAAGGTTCATAACCAGTTTGTAGGTAATAAGTTCTTTGTTATTATAGACGGTGTAAAAAAAATGACTCCGTTATTCCTGGTTCTCATCATCGTAGAAGCTACAGATCTTATCTTTGCGGTAGATAGTATTCCTGCTATTTTTTCTATAACTAAAGATCCTTATATTGTGTTCTTTTCTAATATTTTTGCCATTATAGGACTAAGATCTATGTTCTTTTTGCTGGCTGGAATTGTTGATAAATTCAGATTTCTAAAGATAGGTCTTGCTGCTTTATTAGCATTTATTGGTCTTAAAATGGTGTTCCATCATTATCTGGAACTTATCGGTTTTGGAACTTCGCATTCCCTTATTGTAATAATGTCCATATTGCTTCTTAGCATTGGAACTTCCCTACTCTTCCCTGGAAAGGGGCATAAGAAAGCCCATTAA
- a CDS encoding IS5 family transposase → MLGKNPEKKPELFRPMLVDFIDHEHELVLLSEKIDWNYFEKEFSPLYSKVGNPSHPIRFMVGCLLLKHLYNLGDETLEKAWIMNPYMQHFCGRVFFEHEFPCDPSNFVHFRKRIGEKGIEKIFAYSVRMHDAKTNTSNFVLSDTTVQENNTSFPTDAKLCKKVIDYCNKIAGNEGIKQRQRYTKVSKQMVRNTYNGKHPKRAKAARKSQRQLKTIAMRLIRELQRNFNAEQQEFYKDLMTLYTKVVTQKRNDADKIYSIHKPFTRCIAKGKAHSQYEFGNKVGLITTANKGKKIILGIKAFLQTPYDGHTIEPLLEQMETGGQKLPKELVYDRGGRGKSEIKGVKISIPSTPRKKDTAYQKQTKRKKFRTRAAIEPIIGHLKTDFRLAKNYFMGETGPQINALLAATAWNMKKMMELLKQKIIFLSYKIQIMLFSNPVFKNKLNSGFC, encoded by the coding sequence ATGTTGGGGAAAAATCCAGAAAAGAAGCCAGAATTATTCCGCCCAATGTTGGTGGATTTTATTGACCACGAGCATGAACTTGTTCTACTTTCAGAAAAAATAGATTGGAATTATTTTGAGAAAGAATTTTCGCCCTTGTATTCCAAAGTGGGCAATCCGAGCCATCCGATTCGGTTTATGGTGGGTTGTTTGCTACTGAAACATTTGTATAATTTGGGCGATGAGACGTTGGAAAAAGCCTGGATCATGAATCCTTATATGCAGCATTTTTGTGGCAGGGTTTTCTTTGAACACGAATTTCCTTGTGACCCGAGTAATTTTGTTCATTTCCGAAAAAGAATTGGCGAAAAAGGTATCGAAAAAATCTTTGCCTACAGCGTAAGAATGCACGATGCCAAGACGAACACCTCAAATTTTGTTTTGTCCGATACTACCGTTCAGGAGAATAATACCTCTTTTCCTACCGATGCAAAATTGTGCAAAAAAGTGATCGATTATTGCAACAAAATAGCCGGAAATGAAGGCATAAAACAAAGACAACGCTACACAAAAGTCAGCAAACAAATGGTGCGCAACACCTACAACGGAAAACATCCCAAGCGGGCAAAAGCGGCAAGGAAATCTCAAAGACAGCTCAAAACCATCGCCATGAGACTGATTCGTGAATTGCAACGGAATTTTAATGCAGAACAGCAAGAATTTTATAAAGATTTAATGACATTGTACACCAAGGTTGTCACACAAAAAAGAAACGATGCCGATAAAATTTACAGCATTCACAAGCCTTTTACCCGATGTATTGCCAAAGGAAAAGCGCATAGCCAGTATGAATTTGGGAATAAGGTAGGTTTGATAACCACCGCCAACAAAGGCAAGAAAATCATTCTCGGGATTAAAGCATTTTTGCAAACTCCTTACGATGGTCACACCATAGAACCACTTTTGGAACAGATGGAAACCGGTGGTCAAAAGCTCCCAAAAGAACTCGTTTACGATAGAGGTGGCAGAGGAAAATCAGAAATAAAGGGCGTGAAAATCTCCATCCCAAGCACTCCAAGAAAAAAAGACACTGCTTATCAAAAGCAGACAAAGCGCAAAAAATTTAGAACCAGAGCGGCAATAGAACCTATCATCGGACATTTAAAAACCGATTTTAGGCTGGCAAAAAATTACTTCATGGGAGAAACGGGACCACAAATCAATGCATTACTAGCTGCAACCGCTTGGAACATGAAGAAAATGATGGAACTACTGAAACAGAAAATTATTTTCTTATCTTATAAGATACAAATTATGCTGTTTTCTAATCCTGTTTTTAAAAATAAATTAAATAGTGGGTTTTGTTAA
- a CDS encoding helix-turn-helix domain-containing protein, which produces MEFNDRITKVIEFSELSPAEFAEEIGVQRSSISHILSGRNKPSLDFITKIKSKFPDIEWNWLITGTGEMLIGKEEAKIAENQNSQEEEKPVKKSLPNLFSLINDEQFGYTETEDDVTKTVMRESDISVQTSERNKINDSQPLENFPKKQDSDPKKIRRIVFFYDDGTFETYEN; this is translated from the coding sequence ATGGAATTTAATGATAGAATTACAAAAGTAATAGAGTTTTCGGAACTGTCTCCAGCTGAATTTGCTGAAGAGATTGGAGTGCAACGCTCAAGCATCTCTCATATCCTTTCGGGTAGAAACAAACCGTCTCTCGACTTTATAACAAAAATAAAATCTAAATTTCCTGATATCGAATGGAATTGGCTGATTACAGGAACCGGTGAAATGTTGATTGGTAAGGAAGAAGCTAAAATCGCGGAAAATCAAAATTCTCAAGAAGAGGAAAAACCAGTGAAAAAATCGCTGCCTAATCTCTTCTCACTAATCAATGATGAGCAGTTCGGCTATACGGAAACCGAAGATGATGTTACAAAAACAGTGATGCGAGAATCTGATATTAGTGTACAAACATCAGAAAGAAATAAAATAAACGATTCTCAGCCATTAGAGAATTTTCCAAAAAAACAAGATTCCGATCCAAAAAAAATCAGAAGAATTGTGTTTTTTTATGATGACGGAACTTTTGAAACCTATGAAAATTAA
- a CDS encoding response regulator, with translation MDKKKILIFDDDTTLLELISIIFKDGGYEVDISQTSHNILEKVSEFHPDIILMDNWIPNIGGIEATKLLKSNEQFRNIPVLYVTANNDIESLAESAKADDYVAKPFDLEELENKVAKYIK, from the coding sequence ATGGATAAGAAAAAGATATTGATTTTTGATGATGATACTACTTTGCTGGAGCTCATCTCAATAATTTTCAAGGATGGCGGTTATGAGGTAGATATCTCCCAGACGTCTCACAACATTTTGGAAAAAGTTTCCGAGTTTCATCCTGATATTATTCTGATGGACAACTGGATCCCGAATATTGGCGGAATTGAAGCTACCAAACTTCTTAAAAGCAATGAACAGTTTCGGAATATTCCCGTGCTCTATGTAACTGCCAATAATGATATAGAATCTCTTGCAGAAAGTGCAAAAGCAGATGATTATGTTGCCAAGCCATTTGATCTGGAAGAACTAGAAAACAAAGTGGCAAAATATATCAAATAA
- a CDS encoding chemotaxis protein CheB has product MQKIRTELVIIGGSAGSLQVILDLVRGLERKLDFPIVLVIHRKAQSTSVLQSLLQQFTDKKVIEIEDKTEIENDKIYIAPADYHLLFDSKTNLSLDRSEKHHFSRPSIDISFVSASQVYKENLLAILLSGANADGIYGLKYIKNNNGKIWIQDPETAEVDYMPRHAKEQVDYDLLINPEKLCININQLNI; this is encoded by the coding sequence ATGCAAAAGATACGGACAGAATTGGTGATTATCGGCGGATCTGCAGGCAGCCTGCAGGTGATACTCGATCTTGTTCGCGGTTTGGAAAGGAAGTTAGATTTTCCCATTGTCCTTGTCATCCATAGAAAAGCACAGTCTACAAGTGTATTGCAGTCATTACTTCAGCAATTTACAGATAAGAAGGTAATAGAAATAGAAGATAAAACGGAAATAGAAAATGATAAAATATATATTGCCCCCGCAGATTATCATCTACTATTTGATTCGAAGACCAATCTTTCATTGGACAGGTCAGAAAAGCATCATTTTTCTAGACCTTCTATAGACATTTCTTTTGTATCGGCCTCACAGGTTTACAAAGAAAATCTTTTAGCCATTTTATTATCCGGTGCCAATGCGGACGGCATATACGGATTGAAATATATAAAAAACAATAACGGAAAAATCTGGATTCAGGATCCTGAAACAGCTGAAGTAGATTATATGCCAAGACACGCCAAAGAGCAGGTTGACTATGATCTTCTTATTAATCCGGAAAAACTGTGCATTAATATTAATCAATTAAATATATAA
- a CDS encoding CheR family methyltransferase — protein sequence MIEPEIVKDEELEYLIKDVYDLYGYDFSLYSRASFKRRVNRICLIDKFTSFAELRYTLINEPNYLKRFIEEVTVNVTEMFRDPYFFKELRENILPQLGTYSLIRIWIAGCSTGEEAYSVAILLKEAGLYHKSLIYATDINPSVLETARAGVFPISQMKTYSENYILSGGKKDFSDYYTANYDSARFDSSLKEKMILSTHNLVSDSSFNSFQLIVCRNVLIYFDKPLQERVFKLFDDSLENLGYLALGSKETLRFSSLATIYQQIDDQKIWKKTTQN from the coding sequence ATGATAGAACCCGAAATTGTAAAAGATGAAGAGTTAGAATATCTGATAAAAGATGTTTATGATTTGTATGGCTATGACTTTTCGCTATACAGCCGGGCATCTTTCAAAAGGCGTGTTAATAGAATTTGCCTGATAGATAAGTTTACGAGCTTTGCAGAACTGAGATATACACTTATTAACGAACCAAATTATCTGAAGCGCTTTATAGAAGAAGTAACAGTCAATGTGACAGAGATGTTCAGAGATCCATATTTCTTTAAAGAACTAAGAGAAAATATACTTCCGCAACTAGGAACCTATTCACTTATAAGAATATGGATTGCTGGATGTTCTACTGGCGAAGAAGCGTATTCTGTGGCAATACTTCTGAAAGAGGCAGGGCTATATCATAAATCGTTGATTTATGCGACAGACATTAATCCTTCGGTTTTAGAAACTGCGCGGGCTGGTGTCTTTCCGATCAGTCAGATGAAGACTTATTCTGAAAATTATATTTTATCTGGAGGCAAAAAAGACTTTTCGGATTATTATACGGCAAATTACGACAGTGCAAGATTTGACAGTAGTCTGAAAGAAAAAATGATTCTTTCTACACATAATCTGGTGTCTGACAGCTCATTTAACAGCTTTCAGCTGATTGTCTGCAGGAATGTACTAATTTATTTTGATAAGCCTTTGCAGGAACGGGTGTTCAAATTGTTTGATGACAGTTTGGAAAATCTGGGGTATCTTGCGCTAGGTTCTAAAGAAACATTAAGGTTTTCTAGCTTGGCAACCATCTACCAGCAGATCGATGATCAGAAAATCTGGAAAAAAACGACACAGAACTAA
- a CDS encoding response regulator, with protein sequence MKKKILIVDDDPRNIFALKLTLKSKGYDVRSSLSGDEAITMLKDEPDIKVILMDMMMPDMDGYQTMKNIRKTEPINNSIIIAVTAQAMPEDREKCLEAGADDYVTKPINVDTLLNTIEKLS encoded by the coding sequence ATGAAGAAAAAAATACTGATCGTAGATGACGATCCCAGAAATATATTTGCTCTAAAGCTAACATTAAAATCAAAAGGTTATGATGTTAGAAGTTCCTTGTCTGGAGACGAAGCCATTACAATGTTAAAGGATGAACCGGATATAAAAGTCATATTAATGGATATGATGATGCCGGATATGGATGGATATCAAACAATGAAAAATATCCGGAAAACAGAACCAATCAATAATAGCATAATTATTGCCGTGACTGCGCAAGCCATGCCGGAAGACCGTGAAAAATGTTTGGAAGCAGGAGCAGATGATTATGTTACAAAACCAATTAATGTTGATACTCTTTTAAATACCATTGAAAAATTATCATAA
- a CDS encoding response regulator, translating into MPKKTIRNLQVGVGFSLVILIASSIASYLSIQNQMENREKLTASRRSITAAKDILVALLDIETGNRGYQLTGRVSFLEPFNKGLEELPKSINRLKGLNTDNNNQREVLDKLENNVKYNIDNIKIFVENRRKGIIMTQQQFMMSKSYMDRCRMLVNDFVRNEEKNLEIKNKDLTKSSNTTVLFIILSAIAAIIVTAFFYRKMRADLIRRDKLEKELKAKDLEITRRVNAIKQIANKVASGDYSQKATDNSQDDLGDLVESLNHMTDSLKKSFDKINDSEWRQTGLVLLNESLVGNKSLKDVSNESLKHFIEYTNCINGALYLNDDGRLKLKAAYGLEDRMKKIFDSGEGMVGQVFLEKKIKVFNNINDSDFAVSFASSKVQVNSILLLPIVAGHQNFGVIELSSTEKFSDQKLEYFAEGSRNIAVAIGAAKGREQEQRLLEETQTQSEELMVQHSELENLNTELEAQTQKLQASEEELKVQQEELMQTNAELEERSKLLEEKNMLIAERNAEIQRKVEELALSTKYKSEFLANMSHELRTPLNSILLLSRLMAENPDENLNEDQVESAKVIQSSGTSLLTLIDEILDLAKIESGKMTLEHQTIMLNDVVKDLKNLFDPILKQKSLQFNIIIDEDVNKSIETDRLRLDQVLRNLLSNAAKFTSKGSITLHIKNDPKQKDFVIFSVKDTGIGIPADKQKVIFEAFQQADGSTRRKFGGTGLGLSISREIARLLGGELTLTSKENEGSDFSLIIPVIKKDDIEITETDQNKVETIKDDAEIIQNILSDNIISSKSLKIPDDVEDDREAIKEGDKVILIVEDDTNFAKALLKYSRLQDYKGVVVVRGDLALSAAMQYHPSAILLDIQLPVKDGWQVMDELKSTTATRHIPVHMMSSLRAKQESLMKGAVDFINKPVALEEMNKVFRKIEETIRKSSQKVLIVEENARHASALSYFLSSYDIGLSVENNVEDSVKALYSDKVDCVILDIAAFRGKEYEIVESIKSNEGLENLPIIIFTEHSLSTSEELKIKQYADSIVVKTAHSYQRILDEVGLFLHLVAEKNNTEETKSKTLGSLTEVLSGKKVLITDDDARNIFSLTKALEKYKVEVILAMDGKQALEQIDKNPDIDVVLMDMMMPEMDGYETIREIRKMPKYKRLPIIAVTAKSMIGDRDKCITAGASDYISKPVDIDQLLSLLRVWLYES; encoded by the coding sequence ATGCCAAAGAAAACTATAAGAAATCTACAAGTAGGCGTCGGTTTTTCACTCGTCATACTTATTGCCAGCTCTATAGCTTCCTATCTCAGTATTCAGAATCAGATGGAAAACCGGGAAAAACTCACGGCAAGCCGTAGATCGATAACAGCTGCGAAGGATATTTTAGTAGCACTTCTAGATATCGAAACGGGGAACAGAGGTTATCAGTTAACAGGTAGAGTTAGCTTCTTGGAACCATTCAATAAAGGTTTAGAAGAACTTCCTAAGTCTATTAATAGATTAAAAGGTCTAAATACTGATAATAACAATCAGCGCGAAGTTCTGGATAAGTTGGAAAACAATGTAAAATATAATATTGATAATATCAAAATTTTTGTTGAAAACAGAAGAAAGGGCATAATTATGACGCAACAACAGTTCATGATGAGTAAATCATATATGGACCGTTGCAGAATGTTAGTCAATGATTTTGTACGAAATGAAGAAAAAAACCTTGAAATCAAAAACAAAGATCTCACAAAATCTTCTAACACCACTGTTTTATTCATCATACTTTCGGCAATTGCAGCTATTATTGTTACGGCTTTCTTTTACAGAAAAATGAGAGCTGACCTCATCAGAAGAGATAAGCTGGAAAAAGAACTGAAAGCTAAAGATTTAGAGATTACAAGACGTGTGAATGCCATCAAGCAAATAGCGAATAAAGTAGCCAGTGGAGATTACAGTCAGAAAGCGACAGACAATTCTCAGGACGACTTAGGTGATCTGGTGGAATCGCTTAATCATATGACAGATTCTCTTAAAAAATCTTTTGACAAAATCAATGATAGTGAATGGCGACAGACTGGACTTGTTTTGCTCAATGAATCACTGGTAGGTAACAAGTCTTTAAAGGATGTGAGCAATGAGTCGCTGAAACATTTCATAGAGTATACAAACTGCATCAACGGAGCATTATATTTAAATGATGATGGAAGACTCAAACTGAAAGCAGCTTACGGGCTGGAAGACAGAATGAAAAAAATCTTTGACTCCGGTGAAGGAATGGTGGGACAGGTTTTTCTGGAGAAAAAAATTAAAGTTTTTAATAATATTAATGATTCTGATTTTGCAGTTTCTTTTGCAAGCAGCAAGGTTCAGGTAAACAGCATTTTGTTACTTCCTATCGTTGCCGGCCACCAAAATTTTGGCGTTATTGAACTGAGTTCTACCGAGAAATTCAGTGATCAAAAATTAGAATATTTTGCGGAAGGTAGTAGAAATATTGCTGTCGCAATTGGCGCTGCAAAAGGTAGAGAACAAGAACAACGATTACTAGAAGAAACTCAGACTCAGTCAGAGGAATTGATGGTCCAGCATTCCGAACTCGAAAATCTGAATACGGAACTGGAAGCACAGACTCAAAAATTGCAGGCTTCTGAGGAAGAATTAAAAGTACAGCAGGAAGAGCTTATGCAGACCAATGCAGAGCTGGAAGAGCGATCCAAGTTATTGGAAGAAAAAAATATGCTGATAGCAGAAAGAAATGCCGAGATACAGCGTAAGGTAGAAGAGCTGGCGCTCAGCACCAAATATAAATCGGAGTTTCTGGCGAATATGTCACACGAACTCCGAACCCCGCTCAATTCTATTTTACTACTTTCTAGGCTAATGGCGGAAAATCCTGATGAAAATCTGAATGAAGATCAAGTGGAGTCTGCAAAAGTAATCCAAAGTTCTGGAACAAGTCTCCTTACTTTGATAGATGAAATTCTGGATCTGGCGAAAATCGAATCAGGTAAAATGACACTGGAGCACCAGACCATTATGCTGAATGATGTGGTAAAAGATTTGAAAAATCTGTTTGATCCTATTCTTAAGCAAAAATCTTTACAATTTAATATCATTATCGATGAAGATGTAAACAAGAGTATTGAGACAGACCGGTTGCGCCTGGATCAGGTATTGAGAAACCTGCTTTCTAATGCAGCAAAATTCACATCAAAAGGCAGCATTACCCTTCATATAAAAAATGACCCAAAACAAAAGGATTTCGTCATATTTTCTGTGAAAGATACCGGAATTGGTATCCCAGCAGACAAACAAAAAGTAATATTCGAGGCGTTCCAACAGGCAGATGGATCTACGAGACGAAAATTTGGAGGAACAGGTCTCGGACTTTCTATTAGCAGGGAAATTGCAAGATTACTTGGCGGTGAACTTACATTAACAAGTAAAGAAAATGAAGGAAGTGATTTTAGCTTGATAATTCCTGTGATCAAAAAAGATGATATAGAGATTACAGAAACAGATCAGAATAAAGTAGAAACTATCAAAGACGATGCAGAAATTATACAGAATATTCTTTCTGATAATATCATATCTTCAAAATCACTAAAAATCCCCGATGATGTGGAAGATGACAGAGAAGCAATCAAAGAAGGCGATAAGGTAATACTCATTGTAGAAGATGATACCAATTTTGCAAAAGCCTTGCTAAAATATTCCAGGCTTCAGGATTATAAAGGTGTCGTAGTAGTAAGAGGGGATCTTGCGTTGTCTGCAGCTATGCAATACCATCCTTCAGCAATTCTTCTTGATATACAGCTACCTGTAAAAGATGGTTGGCAGGTGATGGATGAGTTGAAATCTACTACAGCTACCAGACATATTCCTGTTCATATGATGTCTTCTTTAAGAGCTAAACAAGAGAGCTTAATGAAAGGAGCGGTTGATTTTATTAATAAGCCTGTTGCACTGGAAGAAATGAATAAGGTATTCAGAAAGATTGAAGAAACCATTAGGAAATCTTCTCAGAAAGTTCTGATTGTGGAGGAAAATGCGAGGCATGCATCTGCATTGTCTTACTTCCTTAGCAGTTACGATATCGGACTTTCTGTGGAGAATAATGTCGAAGACAGCGTAAAAGCATTATATTCAGATAAAGTAGATTGTGTCATTCTAGATATCGCAGCATTCCGTGGAAAAGAGTATGAGATAGTAGAATCTATTAAAAGCAATGAAGGTCTTGAAAATCTTCCGATAATCATTTTCACAGAACATAGTTTATCCACATCAGAAGAATTAAAAATAAAGCAATATGCAGATTCTATTGTTGTGAAAACAGCTCATTCTTATCAGAGAATTCTGGATGAAGTGGGTCTATTTCTCCACCTGGTCGCAGAAAAAAATAATACCGAGGAAACCAAAAGTAAAACTTTAGGATCCCTAACAGAGGTGTTAAGTGGTAAGAAAGTTCTTATAACTGATGATGATGCACGCAACATCTTTTCACTCACCAAAGCCCTGGAAAAATATAAGGTCGAAGTCATCTTGGCAATGGATGGTAAACAGGCATTGGAGCAGATCGATAAAAATCCTGATATTGATGTGGTTCTTATGGATATGATGATGCCGGAAATGGATGGTTATGAGACCATCAGAGAAATAAGAAAAATGCCAAAATATAAAAGACTTCCGATTATTGCTGTCACTGCAAAATCGATGATAGGAGATAGGGATAAATGCATCACTGCAGGCGCTTCAGATTATATTTCAAAGCCTGTGGATATAGATCAGTTGCTATCATTATTACGAGTCTGGCTATACGAAAGTTAA
- a CDS encoding hybrid sensor histidine kinase/response regulator produces the protein MVLIVDDNQNNIYSLKKLLESNNFQVDTADSGEKALVKALKNTYSLIILDVQMPDMDGFEVAETLSGYSKTKDIPIVFLSAVNTEKRFITKGYKSGGIDYVTKPIDPDILLLKVKTFYNLQENNLALKKNQQNLEMEVKGRRESQATMKSQIDHFHLMLQALPQIAFTLNENAEVDFVNCKWYEYSESTQQFPETHPEDKNIRTEFEECRKRGKALELEIRIKNIDTNVYRYHLLRISPVFEGDSVKNWVGTFTDIDDQKRIEQEKDDFLSIASHELKTPLTSIKAYTQLLERKLKQNEENSELVYVKKTLEQIEKLNSLITDLLDVSKIENGKLKINKKPENLELVIQNAIETILHTNSPDVKIERHGMQPDFVIAFDKIRIEQVLINFLSNAIKYSPQNNQIIVTTFWDEKEVRISVTDFGIGIPDFKQEYVFHKFYRVEESSLQFQGMGIGLYICSEIIKQHHGTIGVSSEIGEGSTFYFTLPIN, from the coding sequence ATGGTTTTAATTGTCGATGATAACCAGAACAATATCTATTCTTTAAAGAAATTATTAGAGTCTAATAATTTTCAGGTTGATACTGCAGATTCCGGTGAGAAAGCTTTGGTAAAAGCGCTTAAAAATACCTATTCGCTAATTATTCTTGACGTCCAGATGCCAGATATGGATGGCTTCGAAGTTGCGGAAACTCTTTCTGGCTACAGCAAAACAAAGGATATTCCTATTGTTTTTTTATCCGCTGTAAATACCGAAAAAAGATTCATAACCAAAGGTTATAAATCAGGTGGTATAGATTATGTCACCAAACCCATTGATCCTGATATTCTGCTGCTGAAAGTAAAAACTTTTTATAACCTTCAGGAAAATAACCTTGCACTCAAAAAGAACCAGCAAAACCTGGAAATGGAAGTGAAAGGGAGACGGGAATCTCAGGCTACGATGAAATCTCAGATTGATCATTTTCATCTAATGCTTCAGGCATTGCCTCAAATTGCTTTTACTCTAAATGAAAATGCAGAAGTTGATTTCGTCAATTGTAAGTGGTATGAGTATTCCGAATCCACACAGCAGTTCCCGGAAACACATCCTGAAGATAAGAATATCAGAACAGAATTCGAAGAATGTAGAAAAAGAGGAAAGGCTCTCGAACTTGAAATCAGAATAAAAAATATCGATACAAACGTTTACCGATATCACCTGCTGAGGATATCACCTGTTTTTGAAGGAGATTCTGTAAAAAACTGGGTCGGAACTTTTACGGATATTGATGATCAGAAAAGGATAGAGCAGGAAAAAGATGATTTTCTAAGTATTGCAAGCCACGAGCTGAAAACGCCACTTACCAGCATTAAAGCATATACACAGTTGCTGGAAAGGAAACTAAAGCAAAATGAGGAAAACTCCGAATTGGTTTATGTGAAAAAAACGCTGGAACAGATTGAAAAGCTTAACAGTCTTATAACCGATTTGCTCGATGTTTCGAAAATTGAAAACGGAAAACTGAAAATCAATAAAAAACCTGAAAATTTGGAATTGGTAATTCAGAATGCCATAGAAACTATTCTTCATACCAACAGCCCAGATGTTAAGATCGAAAGACACGGTATGCAGCCGGACTTTGTCATAGCTTTTGATAAAATCAGGATAGAGCAGGTTCTAATTAATTTTCTAAGTAATGCGATCAAGTATTCTCCACAAAATAATCAGATTATTGTAACCACCTTCTGGGATGAAAAGGAAGTTCGGATAAGTGTAACGGATTTTGGAATAGGAATTCCGGACTTTAAGCAGGAATATGTCTTCCATAAGTTTTACCGTGTGGAAGAATCTTCTTTGCAATTTCAAGGAATGGGAATAGGTCTTTATATCTGTTCGGAAATCATTAAGCAGCATCACGGAACCATAGGTGTATCCAGTGAGATAGGAGAAGGTTCTACATTTTATTTTACATTGCCAATAAACTAA